A window of Salvia splendens isolate huo1 chromosome 8, SspV2, whole genome shotgun sequence genomic DNA:
CCCTCACCATCAGGTTTTGTCTTGGAAGTGCCCAGCATAAATGCTTCATGCTTAAGGCTACAAAAACATACGATATCAGTAGATGTGGCCTATGAGAGTAAGTCGACTTTGAGAGAGCACGCAAGATCTTGCATAAGGCTGACCTTGTATCGAGTTGATTGTAATGCTTTCCCCTAGAAGTCCAATCTTCAGTGGTTCCGGGTCTATTGACATCACCTCCTTGAATTACAAAGTTCTTTATTACACGATTGAAGAGCATTCCTTTGAAGCGGTCATTTTGGCTGAAAATTATAATGGACAATGAAATCATGCACCACACTGAGATTTCAGAAAATGTTGTAGCAGATCGGAATGGATTAATTAGCAACTTGGGTAAATTGTGCTTACAAACATAAGAGCAAGTAACATAACTTTAGCAGGTTATTAATAGCAATTTGTTTATCGAGTTATCAGCAGGGAACATACCACGCCTGAACAAATTCATAAACAACTTCAGGAGAGCCTTCCTTGTAGAGTTCCACAGTAACCGAGCCTTTTGAGGTTTGTATTACCTGTTAACGCATGTGTAAGATATCTCAGGAAAGGCaaagaaaagttaaaaaatatcaGATTGAAAATTAGGGAGCAGAGAACAGCCAAAGCCAGTAATGGAAAGCGACTCAACTAGATATTTTAATGCCTACTTCATTAAAAGTATGCCGTTAATAGCAACTGTGTGCTTATATAATAACTGGCATCAGAAGAgaaacttaaaaaataaaatttccagCTATGAAACTGTGAGATGTATCCAAATAGACTTCACAAAAATCTTACTGCGTCATGAAAATATTTAATGTAACGAATCTATCGTTTTCAGATGCTACACCACTGAGCAGTTAATCCATTAATCAGAAAATGTATCAAGAAACTTACAGCATATTTGGGGATATCAGTTTTCTTTGAATCTCCAAATGAACTATCATGCTGCAAATATACACAAATACAAATTCAGAAGAAATGGAAACAAATTAAGAAAAGAGCATAAGTGATGCATATGATTTAGGAGGGAAGTTTGTATCCCATCAAGAAAAATAAACTTATGACCATATAATCAGCAGCACCGCAAGAACTTCAATCGTCAGAGTAAACTATTAGTGCAGAAATCGTTTTGCTTCAGTTATACCTCTGTACTTGAGAATGTATCCTCTGTCGGATATGCTGACCTGATGAAGACAAGCAAAAGAGGTAAAGATGATGTGTATGTAATTTATAGACCTTATCTTTTAGcagaatgaataaaatatatggatcacaaaatcttataactacttCTCCGACACTTGCTTCAGCATTCTCATAGTTCTTACTTCATGGAAATCGATTGGGCAATTTTTGCCATGTGAAGGCCACACAAATGTGGTAGTAGACTGAAGACAAAATGTCCTTAACAAAGAGTCTGTTTCTGTAACACTACAAACACCAAAGGAATTCAACCTAGTTCACGAAAATAAACCACTCTCACAGCAACAAAGACCATCTTAATTCTTAGGTCAACTTAACCTCACAAAAATTTATCTCATCCACTACATTCAATTCAGAAACACCAATCATAAATAGGTCATTAAACGGTAACTCAGCATTAAAAAATAAGCAACAATGACATAAGGATGTAGTACATCACAACATGAGTAGCTAtgtaaaaacaacaaaaagtaaAAGGAGAAGACAGAAATAAGACCTTTGAGTCCAGTGTCTGTATGaagcaaaaagaaaaaacaCCATGACAACCACCACCATGCCGTAAATTGCAATTGTAACAACACTGACTCCACTCggccccttcttcttcttactcTGTTGTAAGAGAGCTTGAGGTTTGATCCTCGCCATTATGATCGGGCACAAACTACAAATCTCAAGCTCTATAAAACAAAATCAAGCATCAACAACTAAATTTCTAAGCATCGGCAGCAGACAAACAAAACCTAAGATTTCAACACTGGCATACTTCAACGCCACATCGAAGATACCGAAAATCAGCATAAACTCATGCGAAATTATTGGCAATACAAATCAACACTCCTCATATGAACACAGAGTTCGGAAAGTATTAACATCAAACCTCACAACTTTAACGACCATATAATGCTTATAAGCTTCAATCAGttcaaatttaagaaaatgaacGCGAAATATCATCAACCGGTAACGAGATAAAGATTTACAAAATTCTTAGGAGAAAAAATACCTGATCCTGATCTACGCTAGGGCGAAGAAACGATGAACAGATTCCTTCTAATATCTCCGAACAAAATTATCGGCGAATTCCGTAGTCGAACAAGGAATTTTGGCGACTGCCTTAAATTCTACTTCAAAATTTTGTTCGTTTGTTTTCGCCTTTTCACTGTAGAGAAATTTGTACTTCAcatataaaattagaaaattcgaAATTCTGGAGTGAATTAATTCAGTATTTTATATCGACGGGACacctaatttaaatttattttttatttttcctaatGGTGTTATACGACGCCGTATTATTCATATGAGTAAATATTCCACGTTTTTCACCTAATCCTGTTCAACCTTTTGATATGTTGAAAAGTGGAGtagaatttaaagaaaaaatgtTAGACTCCATTGTACAGTTGTACTTCTAGTTCTAGGTAAACAAGTAGGAGTAGTAACAAAAATTAGCAATATTACTAAAATAATGAGAAAATCGTATTCCACTTTAAATATTAGATCACATATAGTAATACATTTCGAAATTAGAAAAAACACATTCTTCACAATCTTCTGCTacattgatttttatataagaAATCGTTGAAATCTCtctcaaataagttggaaggaCTACATATGTATTACTACTACAAAGTGGAGTACAAAATTTGCCATCCATGAATTTCGTTTAAGGgggaaaaagagagaaaaaacaaacaaacaaacaaacagcagccttaaagaaaaagaatgacTACCACTAGTAAAATGTAGTACTGATCTAATGCGTGTGTGCATAAAGAAATTTAAAATGTATCCATGATTTGTCGCTTAACCTAAAGATTTTCCATTGGGGTGAAGTTTGCTGTTCTGGTGGTTGTAGAAAGTCGATGCCCTACAATGATGGAGAGGCAGAGGGCCACGacagagaagaagagagagaaggtCGTGGCAAAGTCCCACGAGCTGCCTTGAGGAGCGCTGGTGAGCTCAGAACTGTCTGCTGATATGAAATCAAGAAGAATCCAATCACAGCTAACCGAGTAATGAGCAGATCCGTGCCATGGTTTGCCTTCCTCTGGGTACCAGAATGCAGCCGATACCTTGTTTGATCTACCGATGGTGAACTGAGCATCCTGTTTAACCCATTTCAATGTTACAAGACAGCAAAAACTTGGTTACGAGCATGAAGTAGTTCAAGTAAGCAAAATTTTATGCTTGATTAAAATGTTGGCAAATTCctcttttctatttttgattGGGATCATGGCATAGGCTGTAAGTTTATGATATATAATTTATCCAAATTGACATATCAAAGATAACATATGCTTGTTATGCTGAAGGGCTCGACAAATTGTGGGGAACAAGTCATCTAATATCCTCTTAGTTTAGGCTGTACTTTTCTGATACAGTAGAACATATCCAAAAATGATATATCAAGGATAATATATGGTCGTTATGGTGAAGGGCTAGACAAATAGTAGGGAACAAATCATTAAATATCCTCTTAGTTTAAGTGTACCTGCTGAAAATGATCCTTAGTTCTCAGAGGTCTTGAAAATTCAAAATAGTACGTTCCTTTTTGGCCTCCTGATGCATATGGGCTGTCCTCGATTACAAAGCCTGCTTGAATAGAAGATTTGTAAGAAAACATCCCCACTTCTAAGAGTGAAAAACTGCCTGTGATCACCATTAACAGGCTTCTCTAGCATAGACACATTAAGAAGAGCATCGCCCTATGGTGACCTTTGATTTGAACAATTCACCAGGTGACAAAGAATAGCTCCCgatatatgaaattatgaaaatgATAAGTCAAAAAGAGATGGGATGGAGTAGACATCATACATCACTGACATTCAGATAGAGTGTAATGACcatcaataaattaattaaacttggCTTCCATCAGTGCTAAATCAAACATGAAAATATCTATTTATGCATGTGTGCATAGTTATAATTTGTCTACTTGCTGAAATAGCAAGCAAATAATGCAATAGCAGAAAATATAATAACATACTGCAAACAGAAACCCAAGTTAGAATAGAAACTTATCCAGTTAGATTACCAGAATGGTCGGTCAAGCTACTGTGCCACCATGATCCTTGCCAGTCATTCTGTGCTGAGGTGTCATTTTCTAAGATGAACAGAATAGAACCCACACGTAATCAGAAATGATAATAAAATGCATGTATATTAGATTACTTTATCAGGGGGTTGCCATAATAGTTTCAACATTTAATGATGATGCCTCAAGCCACCCTGTTCTGAGAAAGCAATTGAATTTGCGGATTTGTTTCTTATTAACTGGAAAAAAATACTGAAAACAACCATTCCATAGTGAAAGGTATATTGCTACTACCTAAGAACTATATTCTACACCCGACCTACATGGAAAAACAACAATAGCTAATGGGAAATCGGAGTTCAGACGAAATATTTTATGAAGAACATACATTCTTCGTTAACTCAAGGGATCTCTTATCCAAGTTTTTTTTATCCTAGAGATGGTGTTATTAACTACATTCATCTTACATACATTACTCCCTTGATAATGCAACAAGAAAATTGCATGCCTAATTTGTACGAGCAGGAGAGCGTCTGAAACAAACCACATTTGAAGGTGATTTGCATCAGTGCACACAGTTCGAATATTAATGAGTTGCAATCTGGATTCAGGGTGCAATTAATAAATGCAAAGTTGCAAAATCCATAGATTTGAAAAGGAAAGTACAAATACCTGAAGGGCCAAGGCCATCAAGATATCTACAATGCGGGTTCCAGCCATAAAGATCGATCAAATGACCAAACCTGTTAGTTGAGACCAAAACATAAACGCAAATATTAGTAATCCAACAGATCATATGTGATTACCGATATACATTAGAATAGCATAAAAATACATTACCTGTCACCTCCATATCCTTGTTTGTTGTCGACTGGATTTCCACCGTATAGTCTTCCAGGAATAGCAGTTCCAAGTGAGAAGTGCACAATATCAACTTCATGCCCTCGGCAAGTCTTGTTCGTACAAGTAGTTGGTTCTTCCTCACAGCCACCCATCTTACAGTAGACAGAGTTCTCAGTACAGAAGACGTTATTGGGCCAAACAAGAACCAAACATGTCGAAAAATCACAGTAGACTTACTCTATGGTGGGTTGCATTTTCACCAATTTGAAACATTAGAGCAACAGATGCGCATCTAGTATCGTCACTGCAGGAGACAAGATGGATTTGAAATCAGCCCCTACCAAAAAATAATCGAGCATAAGGTCTAGGAAAATAGATTAGATTCCTAAGcaaaattatatactactacctTAAAACACACAGAGCAATTCCTACAAAGATTATTCACCCATTCATGAAAATGGAGATCATAATCTGTGATGGAGGTTACAGAGTAAGGCTATCACAATTAAGACTCTCACTTTAATCTACAAGAGGCTCGGTATAAACACAATTCATTGGCATTTCACAACTTAAACGGCATCACTACTGAAATATACATGCATTACAGCAGAAATATTAGGGCTgagagaaataataataaagagAAATTAATAAAACATTTGAACTGCATTTGCAAACTCATGTCACAAACACAAGTAACTTCATCTAAAAGAGTACTAAATCAAATCAGGCAACAGAAAAACAAAATCCAAGCAAAAGTGTACTATTGTATAACACAACTTAAAAAACCCAAAATGGACCAAAATCTCAAATACAActgaacaaacaaagaaaattcAACTAAAATTCAAAATCGTACCCTTGAGTGTAGGCATAATTCCCATCAATTTGCAACATAAAATACGCTTCGTTCCCGTCATGCACTGCCTAATAAGGAACAAAACCTCACAAATCAGTATATCCAACACACAAAAAGGGGAAAAAATCAATTGTAAGTTGAGAGACCTTGAGAGTTAATCTGCCAGCATTGTATTCCTTGCCAGCATCGGGGTCGAGAGCGGGCAATAGTGCGAAATCCGACCCGGAAACGCCGCTCCAATCGTCTACTTTCCCGTCGACGGTGATGACGCCCGGCCGGAATTGGGACCGGATTCGGATCCCAGCGTCCGAGTCGCAGTGCCACGGCCCGGATTCGTGGTGCGAGGTGATCCGGGCCGGGAATAACATTACAGCCGCGATGAGAAGAAGCCCGAGAGGCTGGGCTCGAAGAAACATCGCCGCGGTGGACGAAGAAAGTTCAAAAAGGGAAGCGGAATTGCGTTTACTATCACTGTGTCCGAGATTGATTCAGCGGTTTCGTTAGTTTATTAGCTTAGGCAGTGTTTTGTTGAACATTCCAAGACGATTTTCgccatttgttttattttccactTTTATTCTTGTTTTCATATTTCGAATTGTTTATATGAAATTTGGACCAAATTTTATTTGACTAGTGGTACAGGCAActcaatttaagtagt
This region includes:
- the LOC121742977 gene encoding peptidyl-prolyl cis-trans isomerase CYP21-4-like, whose translation is MARIKPQALLQQSKKKKGPSGVSVVTIAIYGMVVVVMVFFLFASYRHWTQRSAYPTEDTFSSTEHDSSFGDSKKTDIPKYAVIQTSKGSVTVELYKEGSPEVVYEFVQACQNDRFKGMLFNRVIKNFVIQGGDVNRPGTTEDWTSRGKHYNQLDTSLKHEAFMLGTSKTKPDGEGFDLFITTAPIPDLNEKINVFGRVIKGEDVVQEIEEADTDEHYRPKAPIGITDVTLKTE
- the LOC121745504 gene encoding uncharacterized protein LOC121745504, translated to MFLRAQPLGLLLIAAVMLFPARITSHHESGPWHCDSDAGIRIRSQFRPGVITVDGKVDDWSGVSGSDFALLPALDPDAGKEYNAGRLTLKAVHDGNEAYFMLQIDGNYAYTQGDDTRCASVALMFQIGENATHHRMGGCEEEPTTCTNKTCRGHEVDIVHFSLGTAIPGRLYGGNPVDNKQGYGGDRFGHLIDLYGWNPHCRYLDGLGPSENDTSAQNDWQGSWWHSSLTDHSGFVIEDSPYASGGQKGTYYFEFSRPLRTKDHFQQDAQFTIGRSNKVSAAFWYPEEGKPWHGSAHYSVSCDWILLDFISADSSELTSAPQGSSWDFATTFSLFFSVVALCLSIIVGHRLSTTTRTANFTPMENL